Proteins encoded in a region of the Streptomyces sp. PCS3-D2 genome:
- a CDS encoding SPFH domain-containing protein: MTNHIANPDGVREFAARSVGGALALLLGLAGLLAGAGLVTAGAVSTATAAKVALIVIGVLLALSSVIAMSGLNTVAPGEARVVQLFGRYRGTIRTDGLRWVNPLTSREKISTRVRNHETAVLKVNDAYGNPIELAAVVVWRVEDTARAVFEVEDFTEFVETQTEAAVRHIAIEYPYDAHEEGGLSLRENAEEITEKLAAELHARVEAAGVQIIESRFTHLAYAPEIASAMLQRQQAGAVVAARKQIVEGAVGMVELALTRLAEEEIVDLDSERKAAMVSNLMVVLCGDRAAQPVLNTGTLYQ, translated from the coding sequence ATGACGAACCACATAGCCAACCCGGACGGCGTACGGGAGTTCGCCGCACGCAGCGTCGGCGGCGCACTGGCGCTGCTGCTCGGGCTCGCCGGCCTGCTCGCGGGCGCGGGTCTGGTCACGGCGGGGGCGGTGTCGACGGCGACCGCGGCCAAGGTGGCCCTGATCGTGATCGGCGTCCTCCTGGCCCTCTCCTCCGTCATCGCGATGAGCGGCCTCAACACGGTGGCTCCGGGCGAGGCCCGGGTCGTCCAGCTCTTCGGCCGCTACCGCGGCACCATCCGCACCGACGGGCTGCGCTGGGTCAACCCGCTGACCTCGCGCGAGAAGATCTCCACCCGGGTGCGCAACCACGAGACGGCCGTCTTGAAGGTCAACGACGCCTACGGCAACCCGATCGAGCTGGCGGCGGTCGTGGTGTGGCGGGTCGAGGACACCGCGCGGGCCGTCTTCGAGGTCGAGGACTTCACCGAGTTCGTCGAGACGCAGACCGAGGCGGCGGTCCGGCACATCGCGATCGAGTACCCGTACGACGCGCACGAGGAGGGCGGCCTGTCGCTGCGCGAGAACGCCGAGGAGATCACCGAGAAGCTCGCCGCCGAACTGCACGCCCGGGTGGAGGCCGCCGGCGTGCAGATCATCGAGTCCCGGTTCACGCATCTCGCGTACGCTCCCGAGATCGCCTCCGCGATGCTCCAGCGCCAGCAGGCGGGCGCCGTCGTAGCGGCCCGCAAGCAGATCGTGGAGGGAGCGGTGGGCATGGTCGAGCTCGCCCTGACCCGTCTGGCGGAGGAGGAGATCGTGGACCTGGACTCCGAACGCAAGGCGGCCATGGTCTCGAACCTGATGGTCGTGCTGTGCGGCGACCGCGCCGCCCAGCCGGTGCTCAACACGGGCACCCTCTACCAG